A DNA window from Paenibacillus antri contains the following coding sequences:
- a CDS encoding helix-turn-helix domain-containing protein, which produces MLEWMLRQVMAQRGIWSGAELARVLEERAGYRLSAPSVSALLNGQPKQMKADTLDALCTALDCTPSELWVHTPPRRSKGA; this is translated from the coding sequence ATGTTGGAATGGATGCTCCGGCAAGTCATGGCGCAGCGAGGCATCTGGTCGGGGGCCGAGCTGGCCCGCGTATTGGAGGAGCGAGCCGGCTACCGGCTGTCCGCGCCATCGGTCAGCGCGCTGCTGAACGGGCAGCCGAAGCAGATGAAGGCCGATACGTTGGATGCTCTATGCACGGCGCTCGACTGCACGCCGAGCGAACTATGGGTGCATACGCCGCCCCGTCGCTCCAAGGGGGCATAG
- a CDS encoding methylated-DNA--[protein]-cysteine S-methyltransferase yields MEAGTVYHYTLPDAEATWTLLGSERGVCGLLYNEDQLGEARAWLEKMRPGAQLRADRGPFEAFGAADRLRRYFAGERVGFEDIPMDLMGTPFQREVWAALANIPYGEVWTYGRLAEEIGRPTATRAVGAANGRNPLPVILPCHRVVGANGTLTGYRGGLAVKKRLLALEGIDHVEDRGHERFRF; encoded by the coding sequence ATGGAAGCGGGAACGGTTTACCACTATACGCTGCCGGATGCGGAAGCGACTTGGACGCTGCTCGGGAGCGAGCGCGGCGTATGCGGATTGTTATATAACGAAGACCAATTGGGCGAGGCGCGGGCATGGCTGGAGAAGATGAGGCCGGGAGCGCAGCTTCGCGCCGATCGTGGCCCCTTCGAGGCGTTCGGCGCGGCGGATCGGCTGCGCCGGTATTTCGCGGGCGAGCGCGTCGGGTTCGAGGACATCCCGATGGATCTGATGGGCACGCCGTTCCAACGGGAAGTATGGGCGGCGCTCGCGAACATTCCGTACGGCGAGGTGTGGACGTACGGCCGGCTGGCGGAGGAAATCGGCCGCCCGACGGCGACGCGCGCGGTCGGGGCGGCGAACGGACGGAATCCGCTGCCGGTCATCCTGCCCTGTCATCGTGTCGTAGGGGCGAACGGCACGCTGACCGGCTACCGCGGCGGGTTGGCGGTCAAGAAGAGGCTGCTTGCGCTGGAAGGCATCGATCACGTCGAGGACCGCGGCCACGAGCGGTTCCGATTTTAA
- a CDS encoding SAM-dependent methyltransferase, protein MSYAIAAIALAAALSIVIASWKNGISPMPASAPVRRAVAEEVARLGPTGRIAEAGAGWGTLALAIARRNPGRTIVGVENSPVPWLASKLLAVLSGVGERVTFRRGDLYDFPYDEVDLVVCYLYPGAMSRLDGVWKRGLRPGARVVSVGFAIPERRPERVVVCRDVYATKVYVYRYGIDIEVAE, encoded by the coding sequence ATGAGCTACGCGATCGCGGCGATCGCGCTGGCCGCCGCGCTCTCGATCGTGATCGCGAGCTGGAAGAACGGCATCTCGCCGATGCCCGCGTCCGCGCCGGTTCGGCGAGCCGTCGCCGAGGAGGTCGCGCGGCTCGGCCCGACCGGCCGAATCGCGGAGGCGGGCGCGGGATGGGGCACGCTGGCGCTGGCGATCGCAAGGCGCAATCCGGGCCGGACGATCGTCGGCGTCGAAAACTCGCCGGTCCCGTGGCTCGCGTCGAAGCTGCTTGCCGTCCTGTCCGGCGTCGGCGAGCGGGTTACGTTCCGGCGGGGCGACCTATACGATTTCCCCTACGACGAGGTCGACCTCGTCGTCTGCTATTTGTACCCCGGGGCGATGTCGCGCCTCGACGGCGTATGGAAGCGGGGGCTGCGCCCCGGGGCGCGCGTCGTCAGCGTAGGCTTCGCGATACCCGAACGGAGGCCGGAGCGGGTCGTCGTCTGTCGAGACGTCTATGCGACGAAGGTGTATGTTTATCGCTATGGGATAGACATCGAGGTGGCCGAGTGA
- the def gene encoding peptide deformylase → MVVRTILPFGDPALRAKAKPVGEITPRILKTLEDLADTLYADEGRAGLAAPQIGIHRRLAVLDMGEGLIDPRIAERRGSQIGFEACLSFPGFFGQVERASYVRVESLDRQGRRVTLEAEGDVARCMQHEIDHLDGVLFVDHVRDRWLIHEKTKQKLDVLDVVRRTYAKDGR, encoded by the coding sequence ATGGTCGTACGAACGATACTGCCGTTCGGAGACCCGGCGTTGCGCGCGAAGGCGAAGCCGGTCGGGGAGATTACCCCAAGAATTCTGAAGACGCTCGAAGACCTGGCCGACACGTTGTACGCGGACGAAGGCCGGGCAGGCCTCGCCGCTCCGCAGATCGGCATCCATCGGCGGCTCGCCGTGCTCGATATGGGGGAAGGGCTGATCGACCCGCGGATCGCGGAGCGGCGAGGCTCGCAGATCGGATTCGAAGCTTGCCTGTCGTTCCCCGGATTTTTCGGTCAGGTGGAGCGGGCGAGCTACGTACGGGTCGAGAGCTTGGATCGGCAAGGTCGACGCGTAACGTTGGAGGCCGAGGGGGACGTTGCCCGCTGCATGCAGCACGAGATCGATCATCTGGACGGCGTCCTGTTCGTGGATCATGTCCGGGATCGGTGGTTGATCCACGAGAAGACGAAGCAGAAGCTCGACGTGCTGGACGTCGTGCGGAGAACGTATGCGAAGGACGGACGGTGA